Part of the Pseudodesulfovibrio hydrargyri genome is shown below.
GGCTGGCGCTGGATATTCTACGGCGGGGCCCTGCCCTGCGCCGTGGGCTTTCTGCTGACCTTGAAGACCCTGCCGGTCAAGCCGATGGTGGCAAAAGGCGTGCGCTTCGACTTCGGCGGGGCGCTGTTCATCGCGCTGGGCATGATCCTGCTCTCCCAGGGCGGCTCGCACCTGGACGGCGCGTACGGCGCGATCATGCTCGCCTGCGGCGTCTTCTTCCTGCTCTGCTTCGTCTTCTGGGAGGGGCGGGCCAAGGCCCCGCTGCTCAGCCTGACCCTGTTCAGCGGCAACCCGGCCTTTTCCCTTGGCTCGGCCGCCCAGTTCATCAGCTACGCGGCCATCTACGGGATCACCTTCCTGCTCTCCCTGTACCTCCAGGTGGCCCAGGGCATGACCGCCGGCGATGCCGGGTTCATCCTCATGGTCCAGCCGGTCATGCAGGTCGTCTTCTCGGTCGTCAGCGGCAAGTGGTGCGAGCGCTGGTCGCCGCACCTGGTGGCCACCGCGGGCATGGGGCTGGCCACCGTGGGGCTGGGCGCGGCCATCTTCCTGGGCGCGGCGCCGTCCCTGCTGTTCACGGCCGGAATCCTGGCCCTGTGCGGCGCGGGCACGGCCATGTTCGCCACGGCCAACATGGCCGTCATCATGGGCGCGGTGAACCGTGAGAACTACGGCGTGGCCTCGGCCGTGGTCGCGGCCATGCGGACCACGGGCATGACCGTTTCCCTGGTCTTCATCAGCGGCGTGTTCGCGGTCGTCATCGGACCCGTGGCCCTGACCCACGACAACGCGGGCGTGTTCATCACGGCCATGCGGCTGGCCTTCATCGCCCTGACCGTGTTCAGCGCGCTGGGCGTGCTCATGTCCGCCAAGGGGCGGCTGGAGACGCGCAGGGAGGCGGCCGGGACCAAAGGCGGCCCGGACGTCGGGGAATAAAAAAATATCATGAAAAAAGGCCGCCCCGAAAAGGCGGCCTCGTCGTGTCTAGACCACGCCGGCCAGCATGTTGCCGGGCGGCGGCAATATCTGCGCCTGGGCTTTGGCGTAGGCGGCCAGGGCGGACCTGATCCGTCCGGCCGAGGGCCTGTCGCCGTCCGTTCCCGGGGCCTGGCGTTCGCGGTAGACCGCCCCGTCGGCCCCGACCTCGGCGCGCAGGTCCTCCACCTCGGCCTGGGACCTGAAGGCGCGGGCCTGGCGGTTCTGTTCGCGCACCGAACGGGACAGGGAGGGGTCGAGGACCGTGGTCTCCTCGCGGTAGTCCACGCCGAACTTGCCCAGGCGAAAGCCGAACGACGTGGTCGTCGTCCTGGCCTGGGGTTGTACCGCCTTGCGCTCCTTTTGGCGTTCGGCCAGGGAGTCGGTCTTGCGGTATTGTTCGGCAGCCTGCGAGGGTATCCTCATGCTCGTCTCCCATGTCAGGCCTTTTTTTGCGACAAAAAAAGGCCGTGGCATTGCATAAGGCAGCCCGGCCGTCCCTGTGACCCATGTCACGCTCAATCCAGAGGGACCCGTGGTTTTCCGCCTCCCTTCCGTGGGAGTTGGCAAATCCGTATTCGGTCAGTCTATAGATACTATAATCCTTCAATACGATTTTGACAACCCCGGGTGTTTGGCGCTACTAGCAGAATCCTTGCCACTGAATCAGTGTCGGGGTCCCGCTGGAATGGGGTCTTGTTCTAACCGTAAGAGAGAGTACATGAGTTACAAAATTCTAAAGAAAGAAGAGCTGATCCCGGGGCAGACCACGATGCTGGTCATCGACGCGCCCCAGATCGCCCAAAAGGCCAAACCCGGCAACTTCGTCATGCTCAGGGTGAACGAGCACGGCGAACGCATTCCCCTGACCATCGCGGATTGTGACGCGAAAAATGGTACCATTACCATTATTTATCTGGTCGTGGGCAAGACCACGGCCGAGATGAACACGCTGAAGGAAGGCGACGGATTCGCGGACGTGTGCGGCCCGCTCGGAAAGCCCACGCATATCGAAAAGACCGGCACCGTGGTCTGCGTTGGCGGCGGCACCGGCATCGCGGCCATGCACCACATCGCCAAGGGCCATGTGGAGGCGGGCAACCGGGTCATCGCCGTCATCGGGGCGCGTTCCAAGAACCTGCTCCTTTTCTGCTCCGAACTTTCCGCGCTCTGCCCCGAGGTTCGTATCGCCACCGACGACGGCACCGAAGGCCACAAGGGCTTTGTCACCGAGGTCCTGCAGGATCTCCTGGAGACCGAGGACGACGTGGCCGAAGTGGTCGCCATCGGCCCGGTTCCCATGATGGAGGCCGTCTGCCGCGTGACCAAGCCGTTCGGCACCAAGACCACGGTATCGCTCAACTCCATCATGGTCGACGGCATCGGCATGTGCGGCGCGTGCCGCTGCACCGTGGGCGGCAAGACCCTGTTCGCCTGCGTGGACGGGCCCGAGTTCGACGGCCAGAAGGTCGATTTCGACGAGCTCAAGGCCCGGCTGCGCCAGTTCACCGAGCAGGAGGCGGAATCAACGGAAATGTTCAGCAAGGAGTGTCGGTGCCATGGCGGAGAATAAAAAGAAGATCATCGGCGAACGCACTCCCATGCCCCTCCAGGACCCCCAGGTCCGGGCCGGGAATTTCGAGGAAGTGGCCCTGGGCTACACCCGCGAACAGGCCCTGATCGAGGCCGGGCGGTGTCTGCAATGCAAGAAGCCCACCTGCCAGGACGGCTGTCCGGTGAACATCGACATCCGCTGGTTCATCGCCTGCCTGGTGGACGACGACCTCGAGGGCGCGTTCAACGCCATCCGCAGGACCAACTCCCTGCCCGCGGTCTGCGGCCGGGTCTGCCCCCAGGAGACCCAGTGCGAAGGCAACTGCATCCTCGGCAAGAAGCACCAGCCCGTGGCCATCGGCCGCCTGGAACGCTACGTGGCCGACACCTACGCCGCCAAGTCCCCCTGCGAGGAGGTCACCGACCTGGCCGCCTGCGCCCTGGAGCGCGAAGGCCTCAAGGTCGCCTGCATCGGCTCCGGCCCGTCTTCCCTGACCGTGGCCGGCTACCTGGCCGGACGCGGCATCAAGGTGGACGTGTTCGAGGCCCTGCACGAGCCGGGCGGCGTGCTCATCTACGGCATCCCCGAGTTCCGCCTGCCCAAGTCCGTGGTCGCCAGCGAACTGGACGGCCTGCGCAGGCTCGGTGTGACCTTCCACACCAACTGGGTGGGCGGCAAGACCATCACCATCCAGGACCTGTTCGACCAGGACTACAACGCCGTGTTCATCGGCGTGGGCGCCGGGCTGCCGCGCTTCCTGAACGTGCCGGGCGAAAACCTGGTGGGCGTGTTCTCGGCCAACGAGTACCTCACCCGGGTCAACCTCGGCCGGGCCTACGACTTCCCCAACTACGACACCCCGTCCTATAAGGCTCGGCGGGTGGTCGTCCTGGGCGCGGGCAACGTGGCCATGGACGCCGCGCGCACCGCCCTGCGCATGGGGGCCGAAGAGGTCTCCATCGTCTACCGGCGCTCCGAGGACGAGATGCCCGCCCGCCGCGAGGAGATCGAGCATGCCGTGGAGGAGGGCGTCAAGATCCGCTGCCTGTGCGGCCCGATGACCTTCCACGGCGACGATCAGGGCCGGCTCGAGGCCATGACCGTCCAGAAGATGGCGCTTGGCGAACCCGACGAGTCCGGCCGCTGCTCGCCGGTCTGCCTGGAAGGCGAAACCGAGCGGATTCCCTGCGACATGGCCATCATCGCCGTGGGCACCCGGCCCAACCCCATCCTGCTCGAGGCCACTCCCGACCTCGGACTGAACAAGTGGGGCTACGTGGAGGCCGATCCCGAAACCGGCGAGACTTCCATCTCTAACGTCTTCGCGGGCGGCGACATCGTCACCGGCGCGGCCACGGTCATCTCCGCCATGGGCGCGGGCCGTCGCGCCGCCAAGGAAATCGCCAAACGGCTCCTGTAGCCAGGGCCCTTTCATATGTAATAAAAAGCCCCCGCGCATCGCGCGGGGGCTTTTTTTGCCTCCGGCCTCCGGCCCCCCATCCCCACTCCCCTCCTAAACTTCTTATATCGCTTCGCGGGGTGTGGGCGGCCGAGGTAAAGTGTCCTGTCGTCCCGACGATACCGTAAAAAGGAGAGCCCCCTCGGCACATCCTCCCCTCAACCCTCCGCACGCGCGGATGCGCAGACAAAAAGTTTTGAAGGGGAGTCCAGAGGGGAACCCTTTCCAAAAGTTTCCCCTCTGGCCGCCGGAGGCATTCTTCTTCCCTAATCCGCCGGGTGGCCGGTGTCCTGGATGGGGTGTCCGGCGATTTTTTCCAGCCGTTGGCGGATCATGCGGATGTGCAGCCTGAGGGAGTAGATGTAATCCGTATAGGACAGGGGGACCGAGGTCTCGAGCACGAGGCGGTCCATCCGTTCGAGTTCCTCGAGCATGGCGCGCGCCTCGGCCGGGTCGGTCAGGTCGTAGGCGTGCATGTCCAGTTTCTTGAGCTGCTTGTACCACTTGAAGATGCGCCGCCGGATCTGCCAGCGGTAGGCGGGCGGGGTGATCTTGAACAGCGGGAAGAGCAGGGTCAGCAGGGGGATGAGCAGGATCTTGAGCCGTTCCACGGTGATGGCCACCTGGAAGGGCAGGTAGCGCATGAGGAACGGGGGGCCGGATTTGTAGAAGTTCCTGGCCTCGTCGCTCAGGGGGAAGAGCACGGCCTGGTCGTTGGGGAACTGGTGGGTGGCCGCGAACATGTCGCCCTTGCCGTGGATCTTGGCCGCGGCGAGCAGGAACAGGTATTTGAGCGCCGGGTGCAGGTCGTCGCGGACCACCAGGTTGGCCGTGGGCGCGAGCAGGGTCACGTCGCGGGCGGGCAGGTCGCGCATGAGGTCGATGCCGCCCTGGGGCAGGGTCAGCTTTTCCAGGAACCGGTGGGTGCGCACGTAGGTCTCCGCCCGGTCGAAGGAATACAGGTTCACGGTCTTGTGCGCCTCGCTCAAGGTCCGCACGGCCTCGGAGTTGACCCCGGCGATGACGAACAGGGCGTCGATCGCGCGGTCGAGCAGTTCGGGGATGGCCTGGGCCGTGCCTTCGGGCAGCAGGGTGGCCGTCTCCGGAGTGATCCCGTTCTCGGCAAGCAGCTGGAGGACCATGTGGCTGGTCCCGCTGCCCTCGGCCCCGACCGCGACCTTGCGGCCCTTGAGGTCGGCCAGGGTCTTCACGCGCAGCCGTTTGGAGGTGAACAGCCAGACCGGTTCGAAATACAGCGAGCCCAGGCTTTCCAGGTCGGGGTGCTCCTCAGGGGTGGTGATGCCGCCCTGCATGAACGCGGCCTGCACCCCGGACTGCGGGTCGCCGACAATGGCCAGGTTGTCCATGGACCCCTTGGAGGCGCGCACCTCCAGCTCGAAGCCGTGCTCCTTGAAGAACTCGGCGTATTCCTGGGCAAAGGCGTAGTACGCGCCGCCCTCGCCGCCGGTGGCCATGACCACCTTGCCCGGGGGCAGGGGCTTGACGAACTGGAAGGTCACCCACAGGGCCAGGGCGAGCACGCCGATGGCCGCGCCGTATATGATGAACGACATGAGCACGTGTGAGCGCAGGAACTTGACGAGCTTTTTTATATAGGGGTTCTGCATGATGCCCGAATGTAAATAAAAGCCGGGCCGTGGGCAAGACGGCGGATGCGATTTTCGGCACATCGTCACCAGGCCGTCTGCCGGGTCCGTCTTGCGCAGAGCGCGGAATATGGGTAGGGATGGAGGAGTGTTGGAGTTTTCCGCCACGCAACCCGGACCGGATACGCCATGCCCAAGCTGAAAACCCTGCTTGTCCATCCCGACCCCGAGGTCCGCACGGCCCTGCGCGACGTGCTGGAGGAGGTCCCCTTTGTCCAGGTCCTGGGCGAGGCGGTCTCGGCCTTCGAGGCGCTGGAGCTGCTCGAGGCCATCCCCTACGGGGTGTTCTTCGTGGGAGTGGACCTGCCGGGCGGGGCGAGCGGCATCGAGATGGCCCAGATGCTCGCCGGGCGCAAAAACAAGCCCGCCCTGGTGTTCATCTCCGATTCCGAGTCCCAGGCCTACGCCGCCTTCGAGCTGGGGGCCACGGACTACCTGCTCTGGCCGCCCGCGCCCGGACGCATGGCCCGGACCATGGACCGTCTGCAGACCTTCAAGACCCGGTTCCGCGAAGTGC
Proteins encoded:
- a CDS encoding MFS transporter yields the protein MFQFAHDDRTAGLYTIAVSQFALVFMLSAVAVAVPALGREFGASASQLGLVESGYISAVAMLLFPVTRLSDKIGRGATFATGMALFTVMSVILPVCHTINQFIILRVFQGGGGAMMVSTGLAIIADLYPGPGRARAMGIVSAGVYLGLSVGPWLGGLIVTHFGWRWIFYGGALPCAVGFLLTLKTLPVKPMVAKGVRFDFGGALFIALGMILLSQGGSHLDGAYGAIMLACGVFFLLCFVFWEGRAKAPLLSLTLFSGNPAFSLGSAAQFISYAAIYGITFLLSLYLQVAQGMTAGDAGFILMVQPVMQVVFSVVSGKWCERWSPHLVATAGMGLATVGLGAAIFLGAAPSLLFTAGILALCGAGTAMFATANMAVIMGAVNRENYGVASAVVAAMRTTGMTVSLVFISGVFAVVIGPVALTHDNAGVFITAMRLAFIALTVFSALGVLMSAKGRLETRREAAGTKGGPDVGE
- a CDS encoding TAXI family TRAP transporter solute-binding subunit; this encodes MQNPYIKKLVKFLRSHVLMSFIIYGAAIGVLALALWVTFQFVKPLPPGKVVMATGGEGGAYYAFAQEYAEFFKEHGFELEVRASKGSMDNLAIVGDPQSGVQAAFMQGGITTPEEHPDLESLGSLYFEPVWLFTSKRLRVKTLADLKGRKVAVGAEGSGTSHMVLQLLAENGITPETATLLPEGTAQAIPELLDRAIDALFVIAGVNSEAVRTLSEAHKTVNLYSFDRAETYVRTHRFLEKLTLPQGGIDLMRDLPARDVTLLAPTANLVVRDDLHPALKYLFLLAAAKIHGKGDMFAATHQFPNDQAVLFPLSDEARNFYKSGPPFLMRYLPFQVAITVERLKILLIPLLTLLFPLFKITPPAYRWQIRRRIFKWYKQLKKLDMHAYDLTDPAEARAMLEELERMDRLVLETSVPLSYTDYIYSLRLHIRMIRQRLEKIAGHPIQDTGHPAD
- a CDS encoding sulfide/dihydroorotate dehydrogenase-like FAD/NAD-binding protein, which gives rise to MSYKILKKEELIPGQTTMLVIDAPQIAQKAKPGNFVMLRVNEHGERIPLTIADCDAKNGTITIIYLVVGKTTAEMNTLKEGDGFADVCGPLGKPTHIEKTGTVVCVGGGTGIAAMHHIAKGHVEAGNRVIAVIGARSKNLLLFCSELSALCPEVRIATDDGTEGHKGFVTEVLQDLLETEDDVAEVVAIGPVPMMEAVCRVTKPFGTKTTVSLNSIMVDGIGMCGACRCTVGGKTLFACVDGPEFDGQKVDFDELKARLRQFTEQEAESTEMFSKECRCHGGE
- the gltA gene encoding NADPH-dependent glutamate synthase; translation: MAENKKKIIGERTPMPLQDPQVRAGNFEEVALGYTREQALIEAGRCLQCKKPTCQDGCPVNIDIRWFIACLVDDDLEGAFNAIRRTNSLPAVCGRVCPQETQCEGNCILGKKHQPVAIGRLERYVADTYAAKSPCEEVTDLAACALEREGLKVACIGSGPSSLTVAGYLAGRGIKVDVFEALHEPGGVLIYGIPEFRLPKSVVASELDGLRRLGVTFHTNWVGGKTITIQDLFDQDYNAVFIGVGAGLPRFLNVPGENLVGVFSANEYLTRVNLGRAYDFPNYDTPSYKARRVVVLGAGNVAMDAARTALRMGAEEVSIVYRRSEDEMPARREEIEHAVEEGVKIRCLCGPMTFHGDDQGRLEAMTVQKMALGEPDESGRCSPVCLEGETERIPCDMAIIAVGTRPNPILLEATPDLGLNKWGYVEADPETGETSISNVFAGGDIVTGAATVISAMGAGRRAAKEIAKRLL